GCTGATATCCACTGATAACGCTTATTCAATAGAGTGATAACGTGAAAACTACCTTTTGCaatctttattttttcaagTATGTGTAACTATGACATAATGATATTTAACAGGCATATATTTGTATTCACAAAGAGCATGTGATTCTGTCTCCTGTCTCTGTAGGCCAATTTGGGATGTAAAAAGTTAATAATCCAAAAACAGAATCACATTTTGATCAAGAGTTGATCAACGTCTTGAGACTCCTGCGTACACCACATTATCCTGCTCTGTAGCACTCTGaaagaaaacacacatgcacgttCACTGACTTATTTATAATGAACTTATTCACGTCCTCTTTCTGACAAGAATACTCTAAAATCTACGtctatatctctctctctttttttatgtagttttaaatataggctaaaagaagcatttttaaataaaacgcGTTTTGCTTTATTTGCTGATCTACAAACGGACCATTCTTTATCAATTTTTGCACATACAGTAACACTCATATCAGCAGAAATCTGCTATTTTCTTCAAACCAGGTTCCAAgaagtctggagtaatgatgttacGACTTCATATGAATTTATATGGTGTGAATCATACAAAAACCTACCATTATTACAAGAATATAAGCATGAAGGTCCACGTATAAACATTCCCATTACTGGGGTGTAAGCAGATAAATGAGAttgtacaaatatatacaaattaccTATCAATTCACCAGGACATAATTTACTTACGAATTGCCGTGAGATTGTGTTGCTACAGATGGAGGgaatatttcagtatttctctttttctttgtttgattaaatatattcattaattttaatttgcagcaatttcacatttttaggGGAATAGATGTGTCTTAGATGACATATAAGAGTTTGTAACATGATATTATTGTAATGCCTCTGAATGCGACCCAATATGAATGTATCAGAGTAGAAGACAAAAAGACACTAAAATGTCTGTTGTGGTGCTTGTGTTTGTAAATCATTAAACACACATCTAAATCTGAATCACTGCTGAAATAATACAGAAACATCAAAGACAGAAATATGTTCTCTTACCGATTTATGTCTTTTGTAAAATGTGGGATCAGCGTAAGTGATCTCTCTATCACGGGTCTGAActgtaacaaaatataacagAAACAATAAACTCAATGAACTAATATTGAACATTGTtttacattacacacacacacacacacacacacacacacacacacacacacattaggtAAAAATAGACAATTCTTGCCTTCTTGgtctgtttttctgtgtttcCTGCAGATGCAGAAGATCCCGACAGCAGCTACGATCAACAGagatccagcagcagcagcagagatCAACACTATCAGAGATACAGAATCTGGAGGGTCTGAAGCAGATGGTCGTTAGTGTGAGAGAATTTGTACATAAACACTAAATATTATCACAGATATACCTGAACATGGCTGACAGATCTCAGTGTTGTTGAGATGTTtcgtctggttgctgatgggattgcTCACCACACAGCTGTAGGAATCATCCAGACACTCCAGCGATAAAGAAACACTtctgctgagatcagacacactgatgctggacaataaactgtttcctttgtaccaggagagagtcacatgacccacattcaccactgaacacagaaacacacaactGGACACTGATGAtcctgatgatgatgatgatgatgatgaagatgaagatgaggatGAATTTTCTGAAGTGTTACTgctgatgacaggaacaggcagATGAGCTGGAAAAgagaataaataattaacagtAAGAGAGATGTTTTATTTGTCAATATTTGATGTGTTGAGTTCATTACTCACAAATGTCAATTACAGTCTTGATCTAAACCTCTTTctcaacatttataaataattcatGTTTAATAGGGAATTAAATAATCAGTATTAAGTAAAAagtattacaaaaaaatgtattgggggaaaaatgtataaaatgtaatttccatcACAAGatcaaacaatatattttttttagatgtgaTGGAAATGCTCATGACTTTGAGAAAAGAgacaaaaatgacagaattctgtaacactttattttaaggtgtcataaatccgagtaattacctaattaagtacttagtagtagctgttgtacttagatgaaacaaaatatttaccatgtaactaagtt
The sequence above is a segment of the Onychostoma macrolepis isolate SWU-2019 chromosome 22, ASM1243209v1, whole genome shotgun sequence genome. Coding sequences within it:
- the LOC131531083 gene encoding SLAM family member 9-like codes for the protein MKLNSVSIISKVSGPSYYHSPVVNLFCKLLKKMFIFTYLCLWSLAGVFGVDAVKLAPESVTEGDPVTLRTDVTEILQYDPIQWRFGDILIAKINMKENKSRFYNNSAAERLRDRLKLDHQTGSLSIMNTRTTDSGLYKITSTETGTTLNTFNLTVYAHLPVPVISSNTSENSSSSSSSSSSSSSSGSSVSSCVFLCSVVNVGHVTLSWYKGNSLLSSISVSDLSRSVSLSLECLDDSYSCVVSNPISNQTKHLNNTEICQPCSDPPDSVSLIVLISAAAAGSLLIVAAVGIFCICRKHRKTDQEVQTRDREITYADPTFYKRHKSSATEQDNVVYAGVSRR